The Senegalia massiliensis genome includes the window CTGTATCCGTTAAAGAATGGTGTATGTCTTCCACCCTCTTCTTTGTTTAATACATATACTTCTGATTTGAATTTTGTATGTGGTGTTATTGAACCAGGCTTCGCCAATACTTGACCTCTTTCAATATCATCTCTTTGTACACCTCTTAATAGTGCTCCTATATTATCTCCTGCTTGTGCTTGGTCTAGTAACTTTCTAAACATTTCTACTCCTGTTACTACTACTTCTCTTGCACTATCTGATAAACCTACTAATTCTACTGTATCTTGTACTTTTAGTACTCCTCTTTCTACTCTTCCTGTTGCTACTGTTCCTCTACCTGTAATTGAGAATACATCTTCTACTGGCATTAAGAAGTCTTTGTCTACTTCTCTTTCTGGTGATGGAATTGTTTCATCTACTGATTCCATTAATTCCATGATCTTATCTCCCCACTCACCACTTGGGTCTTCTAATGCTTTTAGAGCTGATCCTATTACTACTGGAATGTCATCTCCATCAAATTCATATTCTGATAATAATTCTCTTACTTCCATTTCTACTAATTCTATTAATTCTTCATCATCTACCATATCTGCTTTGTTTAAGAATACTACTATTTGTGGTACTCCAACTTGTCTTGATAATAAGATGTGCTCTCTTGTTTGTGGCATTGGTCCATCTGCTGCTGATACTACTAGTATCGCTCCATCCATTTGTGCTGCTCCTGTTATCATGTTCTTTACATAGTCAGCATGGCCTGGGCAGTCAACGTGTGCATAATGTCTGTTTTCTGTTTCATACTCAACGTGAGCTGATGATATTGTTATCCCTCTTTCTCTTTCTTCTGGAGCTTTATCTATGTTGTCAAATGCTGTTGATTCTCCAAATCCAAGTCTTTCATGTAATACTGCTGTTATTGCTGCTGTTAATGTTGTTTTACCATGGTCAACGTGTCCTATTGTTCCAACGTTAACATGTGGTTTAGTTCTTTCATATTTTGCTTTTCCCATTATTAATCCTCCTCA containing:
- the tuf gene encoding elongation factor Tu, encoding MGKAKYERTKPHVNVGTIGHVDHGKTTLTAAITAVLHERLGFGESTAFDNIDKAPEERERGITISSAHVEYETENRHYAHVDCPGHADYVKNMITGAAQMDGAILVVSAADGPMPQTREHILLSRQVGVPQIVVFLNKADMVDDEELIELVEMEVRELLSEYEFDGDDIPVVIGSALKALEDPSGEWGDKIMELMESVDETIPSPEREVDKDFLMPVEDVFSITGRGTVATGRVERGVLKVQDTVELVGLSDSAREVVVTGVEMFRKLLDQAQAGDNIGALLRGVQRDDIERGQVLAKPGSITPHTKFKSEVYVLNKEEGGRHTPFFNGYRPQFYFRTTDVTGSIQLDEGVEMVMPGDNAQFTIELITPIAMEKGLKFAIREGGRTVGAGVVSEII